The nucleotide sequence TTTTTAACGGAGATGATTTTAAAATCGTCAATTATATTATTGAGATGCTTATCGGAAAAACTGCTGAACAGTGGGACCCTTCTGAGAAATTTCTCTATTAACTGTTTTTCTTTTTCGCCTATGACCATTTTCATTCTCCGGGGTCCTGGGGAAGATGGATGCCATCTTTGGTCCCGCCCACAGGGCCTTCCCAGGCGCTCAAACCACCGCGTATGCCTTTAGCTTTAAACCCCAGGCTTTTCAGAATGAAGGCAGCTGGAAATCCCCAGGCCTCCATGCCGCAGTATGTATAATATTCTTTTGACGGATCCAGCTCCGTATATCTCTTGCGCAGAAATTCAAGCGGGATATTGATCGCTCCCTGTATGTGCTCCTCCTCATACTGAGGCTGAAACCTTGTATCGATAAAGATGATATTTTTTAAATCCTCAGGAGTGATATCTTCAGGGAAAACATGTTCAAGAAACGAAGCCTTTACCGTCTTGTCGAAGTCGGACCTGGAAAGCGACAGTACAACTGTGTCCTCTATCGCACGGCACGTTGCGCTGCGCCGCTTGCCGGAGATCAAGGCCTCTTCGCCGAATCCCTCGCCTTCACTAAGCACAGCCACCTGTTCCGGGCTTTCTCTGTTTTCCTTCTTTATGACCGCCACCTTCCCGGACTTAACAACATAATACGCGTCTCCTACCTCACCTTCTCTGATAATATCTTCACCGAAGGCATAATTCTTCTCTACGAATTTATCGGACAGGGCAAACATCTTTTCCGGCTCAAGAAGAGCGAAGGGCTGGAGAGTTTTTATTTTATTGTATTCGGAATAGGCATGGGCCTTCGTACCCATAATGCATGAAATGGCTGAATCTATCTGGACAATCTCATCAAAGTCTTTTTTGTACAGCTTGTAGAGTTTCACATCCGTTTTGGCGGTGACGGAAGTAAAACGTGGAGAGCAAGTGAGCAAGGCCATCTCGCCGAAACCTTCTCCACATTTCAGGGATGTTATCCTGGCCTCCTGTCCCCATTTGGTGCTTTTAAAGACCTCGACTTCGCCTTTCTCCACCAGGTAAAAAGAATCCGCGGGGGAGCCTTCCCTGATGATGACCGCCCCTTCGGGAAGCTCAACGATTTCAAGCTTCAAAGAAAGCGCCCCCAGTGCGCCGTCTGAAAGATGAGAAAAATAAGAATACAGCTTCAGAATGTTAGGTGATAAGGTTCCCATTTTATTCCCTCCCTTACAATTAACAATGCCGGCTCAGCCGGGGACCTTTCCCTGCTCATTGCCGTTCTAATAAGGGGTCACGCCCCTTGTGAACCGCATGATCAGGTAGGTGTAAACGCTGCATGAACGCCTTCTGTATTGCCTTCCACCGGCCCCGGCCAGTTCATCAATCCGCCCTTAATACTTTTTGCTTTAAAGCCCTGGCTGTTTAAAAGAAATGCCCCAACCGCGCTTCTTGCGCCTAAAAGGCAATAGACAAAATATTCTTTTGATTGGTCCAGCTCCGAATATCTTTTTCTCAGTTCATCGAGCGGGACGTGTATGGCATTGGGTATACGTTCTTCGTCAAACTCCATCTGCATACGCACGTCGAGGAAAACCGGATGTTCTTTTTTCAGCGCCTCTTCCGCTGCGATCTCATCAAGGAAAGAAGACTTCATGATCCGCTCGAAGTCGTCATGAGAAAGTGTCCAGACGACCGCATCTTCCGTGGCCCTGCATGTGGCGCTGCGCGGAGCGCCGGTGATGAGGGCCTCTTCTCCAAAACCCTGTCCTTCATGCAGAGTAGCTACCTGCTCCGGTTCGTCTCCGAACATCTTCTTTAAAACAGCGACACTGCCTGATTTGATAATGTAGTACACGTCGCCTTTTTCGCCCTGTACAATAATATCTTCACCTGCTGGGTATTTGCGTTCTGCAAGTTTGTCCAGGATCGCTGCCATCTTTTCAGGCTCAAGCAGGGCAAACGGCTGGAGGGTTTTCATTTGGTTGTACTGGGCAAAGCTTTGCGACTGCTTTTCAGCCATGAGAGAGAATGCGGAATCCATGCGGACAATTTCTTCAAAGTCCGTCTTGAACAATTTCAGCAGTCTGACGTCTGTTTTTGCTTTGACGGAACAGCAGCGAGGTGAGCATGTCAATAAAGCCATCTCGCCGAAGCCTGCGGCATGACCGACAATTGAAAGCTTTGCCTTTTGTCCCCATTGAGTTTTCTTGAAGACCTCCACCTCTCCTTCTTTCACAAGGTAAAAGGCGTCAGCCGGCACATCTTCTTTAATAATTTCAGCGCCTGCTGGAAGTTCAACTGCGTGGAGTTTTCTTGAGATCGCCTCAAGCGCCCCGTCTGACAGGTAAGAAAAGTAACAATATTTTTTAAGGTCTTTGTAATCAGACATGAAACTACCTCCGTAAAAAAATCAGTTTTTATAAAAAATAATTAGCAGCTTCACCCTTACAAAATTTTGATATTGCTACTATAAAAAATAAATCGATAATCAGAACGTGAATAAAAATTTACTTGTTCAGCAACTCGTCAATCTTTTCCTGATTAAATCCGGTCACTGCCTCGCCGTTTATTAAGGTCAAAGGGAGTGTCATGATGCCCATTTTCCTCAGGTCATAAATAGCGGCAGGCTCTGTTGCAATATTGCGCTCGGTATATTTAACGCCTTTTTGTGAAAGATACTCTTTCACTTTAGTACAGTACATTCAATTGGTCTGGCTGTAAACGACGACCGTCTTCTCCGACATAATAAAATCCTCCATCCGTAGTAATAATTATAATTGAAAATTCAAAAAGATGATTAATATTATATAGATAATATTCAGGAAATAGCAATAAAATTAGTCTTTTAATCTCCTCATGAAACTATTTGCTGAAAAAGATTTTTTTATGCGATTTTTGTAGAATAGAACACTGTTTTTTCAATCTGGAGGATTTTTAATGACGGAAGAATTAGAAGAATTATATGATGTGATTATCATCGGCGGCGGGCCGGCCGGACTAAGCGCCGCGCAATATGCTTCCCGCGCCAAACTTAAGACAATTGTCCTTGATAAATCGCAGGCAGCAGGCGCATTGGCTTTTTCAAGCAGGATTGAAAATTATCCGGGACTGCCTGAACCTGTCACAGGGAAGGATTTGCTTGATACCTTCCGCAATCAGGCAATAAAATTCGGCGCCGAATATGTTGAAACCCGGGTCATAGGAGTAAAACTTGAAGGCGAATTAAAAGAGGTCAGCGCGCTGGACAATACATATAAGGGAAAAACCTTAATAATCGCAACCGGCGCAATGGGCAGGCAGGCAAGCATCAAAGGAGAGAAAGAGTTTCTTGGCAAGGGCGTGTGTTACTGTGCAATATGTGATGCCGCGATCTTTTTTGATCAAACCGTCTGCGTAATCGGCGACAGTGAAGAAGCCCTTAAGGAAACCGGGGTTGTCGCCAAATTTGCCTCAAAAGTTTACTTGATTTCTCCTTCAAAGACACTTAAGCTGTCTGAGCATCCTCCATTTGATACGTCTAAGGTAACCCTTATGACAGGTTATCGCGTGGTGTCCATTGAAGGCAACAGCGTTGTAGAATACGTGAAGGTCAGGAATGCCGAATCAAACGAAGAGCAGGACATTCAAACAAACGGGGTTTTTGTGTATTTGCACGGCAACAAACCCATAGTGGACTTTCTTGGCGGATCTATCGAACTTAGCGAGGAGTCCTGCGTAAGCACTAATAAAATGATGGAGACTTCCATCCCCGGCATTTTTGCGGCAGGAGATGTCATTTGCACCGAAGTACGGCAGGTCGTCACCGCTGCGTCAAATGGTTGCATCGCGGCGCTTTCCGCTGAAAAATTTATACATCACAGAAAACGGATGAAGTACGACTGGGCGAAAAGCTGAACTGCTGAAGCAGGACTTAACCGGCTGCCCTTACATCCACAACTTTGTCCACAGGCACGACGATCCACCCTTCTTCCGCCTGGAGGTATATTTCCGTCTCTCCGATCCCGACCAGGGTTCCCCGATATGTGACATCTACTGTAATGACTTCAACCTGTTTGCCAATCAATTCCTGCATTATGATTTTCCGTTCATATTTTTTACAAATTCTCCGCCCAGAAGAAAGATACACGAAATATAATACATCCACAAAAGGAACAAAATAAACGTGGTCAGCGAACCGTATATCGCGCCTATATAAGAGACATTTTTTACAACCCATGTGAAAAAGTGTTTTGCCAGCTCCCACAAGACCGTCACAAGAAGAGCGCCTGCGAAGGCGTCTTTCATCAGGATCTTTCCCTTTGGGACGATCTTATAAACGGCGGCGAAACTTAACAGTACAAGCAGAAACGGGGCGATGTATTTTAAAAAAATACCCGGCTGATATCCGAAAAAATTCATGGGAGTGCCGGCGAAGGAGCTCAGCGTAAAAGCCAAAAACAGAAAAACGATCACAAGGGTCACTATGATAAAGGTCGATAAAATGAATAAGAGGAAGTGTCTCCTCTTTGGCGCTTTAAATATCACATCCATTGCGCGCTCTATTGAATGAAAAAGCTGAATGGAAAGGAAGGCGTAAATGATAAGCGTTATCCAGCTTATGCCCCTGAAGGTAATAACGTTTCTCAGTTCATTCGTGATCCCTGAGGTAACAGACGGGAAAAAACTTATCAGCCTTGAAAGGGAAAACCGGTAAACATCCTCATTCACCCCCATAATGTGCCCGTAGAGCGCGATAATGAGAAGACTTAAAGGCACCAGCGACATAATGAGAAAATATGCTATTGACGCAGCCAGATAAAAACATTCATCCCTGAAAAATGCCGTCACGCTTTTGCCGAAGACCCTTATCAGAAACATAGGACCTCTTTACTAAAAGACCCGATACCGAACAAACACAATGACGACACCTTTAGAAAATCAGGATTAAACTTGCAAGAAAAAAAATTGGGATCGAGCAATGACAATATCTCTTGCAGAGCAAAGTTAGGCATTTCAATGTCCGTCGATTCATTATGTTTGTGAGGCATTGGGTCTTTTTTCCTACTTCTTTTTCTCTCTGACATAGATCTCTACAGGAACACCCTTGAAGGAAAACCGCTCTCTCAATTTGCTTTCAAGAAACCTGATGTACTGTGCCTTTATCCCTTCCTTGAAGTTTGTGAATACCACAAAACCGGGAGGGCTCGTCTTTATCTGTGTAATATAAGATATCTTGACCTGCCTGCCCTTGTACATTGGCGGCTCCTTTGCCGAAAGCGCCTTGCCTAAAAATTCATTCAGCTCATGCGTATCGATTCTCTTGGCCCCTTCCGCAATAATGCTGTCTACAAGAGGGAAAAGGTTCGTGACCCTTTGTTTGTTCATCGCGGATATTGTTAAGGCCGGGGCATACCTCATGAACCACAACTTTTGATAGACCTGCTCTTTAAAATCCTTCAACAACAAACCGGTCTTATCTACAAGGTCCCATTTATTCAGGAGAAGGACCGCTCCTTTTTTCGCTTCAAATACGAGTCCGGCAATTTTCTGGTCCAGTTCAACAACTCCTTCAGATGCGTCAAGAACAATCAGGGCAACGTCACAGTCCTCGATGTTTTTTAATGTCCTGAGGAATGAGTATCTTTCAACCGTCTCCGCCATCCTGCCCTTCCTGCGTATCCCCGCTGTGTCAACTATGACATATTTTTTTTTGTAATAGGAACAAATTGAATCCACCGCGTCCCTTGTTGTCCCGGGCACGGGGCTGACGATCATCCTCTCCTTGCCGAGCAGGGAATTGACAAGTGTTGATTTTCCTACATTAGGCCTTCCCACAATCGCGATCTTCGGATAATCGGTTTCTTCCTCGGCGCCGGAAGGGAGCTGCGATACAATGCTGTCCATGAATTCTTCAAAGCCGTAGCCGTTCAGCGCGGAGACCGGCAGCGGCTCAACACCGAGCGAATAAAAATCATAAAGGGCCTTTTCCTTTTTGGGGCCGTCTATTTTATTAACAACATAAAAAACCCTTTTGCCGTATTGCCTCAGTTTATCAATCAACTCGGCATCAAGCGGAAGCACCCCGCTTTCAGCGTCCAGCAGCAGGAGTATAATGTCCGCTTCCTCAGCGGCAAGAAGAAGCTGTTTGTTGACCTGCCTGCCGATGTCCTCATCAGGCTCATGCTGAAAGCCCCCGGTGTCGACAAGCAGGAAGGATTTGTCTTCCCATGAAGCCTGCCCGTAGAGCCTGTCCCTCGTTATGCCGGGAATGTCTTCTATGACGGCAAGCCGCTTGCGCACCATCCGGTTAAAAAGCGTGGACTTCCCTACATTAGGTCTTCCGACAATTGCGACAATTGGTCTTGCCATTATGCTCCACCTGAGTTGTGAGGATTCTGTTGCCGCAACCTTGCAGGTTACGATTTTATTAACTGAAAAATTATTTTAAACGCCGGCTGGAGACCGCGGCTGCCAGCCAGTCATCACCAAATTTATAGAGAGACTAATTATAGCATAAGGCGGCAGGCAGAAAATTTGACATCCAAACCCGGGTTGTTTTCATATTTTTTTTTGACAAACTGTTTTTTTTGTGATAAGTGTAAAGTATCAAACATATAAATTTGAATTCTTCACGGACAATCATTAACTTTATCTGACAGATTGGAGGGCATCATGGTTGGAATTTCCAAAAATATCTCATCCATAAAAAGAGGTATAATGTTAATCATTTTCAAGTTTGTCGCTGTTGCAATCGTAATTTTGCTGACGGCTTTTCCCAATGCCGGACTGGCTGAAAACAAAGCCGGCGCGGTCACACTAAATCCTAATATCGGGGGTTATGTGTTTGAGGGGAACCAGCACATCGATAATAACGTGGCCTATGGATTAGGCCTGGGTTATAACTTTACTGAAAACTGGGGAGTCGAAGGTAATTTCAATAATATAAATACTGACGCTGACTCTCATGGAGCAGATGATGTGCAGGCTTATATTTACCGCATCGACGGGCTTTACCACTTTATGCCTGAGAAAAAGCTGGTACCGTTTGTTGCTGCGGGCATCGGCGCCATTACGCTCAATGGAGCGATCAAAGATGACGGGACCTTCGCTTTATTCAATTACGGCGGCGGCCTTAAATATTTTCTTACCCAAAATCTTGCACTTCGCGGCGACGTCCGGCACATTCTTTTCAGAGGTAAAGATGATCAAGTCAATAATCTGATTTATACATTGGGGCTGACATTCGCGTTCGGCGGCGAAGAGAAAAAGGAAGCTGTGCCTCCGCCCGCGCCTGAGCCGTCACAGCCCAAAGACAGTGACGGTGATGGTGTATATGATGATATTGATAAATGTCCCGATACGCCTAAGGGAGTCGCAGTTGATATGTACGGCTGCCCGAAAGACAGCGACGGCGACGGGGTCCCTGATTATCTCGATAAATGCCCTGACACGCCAAAGGGTGTTGCAGTTGATATAAATGGCTGCCCGAAAGACAGCGACGGCGACGGGGTCCCTGATTATCTCGATAAATGCCCCGACACGCCAAAGGGTGTTGCAGTTGATGTTAATGGCTGCCCCAAGGACAGTGACGGCGACGGAGTGCCTGACTATCTGGACCTGTGCCCTGACACACCTAAAGGCGTCGAGGTAGATTCCAGTGGATGTCCCAGGCCTGTACCTGCCGCGAGAGCTGAAAAAACCGTAGATCTTCAAGACCTTCCTTTTGATTTTGATAAATCAACTCTAACGGAGGAAGCACAAGGTGTACTTAAAAAGAATATACAGACCCTGAAAGAAAACCCCGATGTCAAAATCCGCATTGAAGGACATTCATGCGCTCACGGGCCAGATGATTACAACCTCAGATTGAGCGAGAGAAGGGCAAACGCCATCAAAGAATATTTAATTAAAGAAGGAGGGATATCTCCTGATAGAATGAGCACGATTGCCTATGGCGAAACCAGGCTGGCCATGCCTGAAATACCGACCCCGCAGAATAAAAATTCAATTGAGGCAAAAACCAACAGGAGAGTGCATTTTGAATTAATTAAATATTGACCTTATAATAAATAAACCATTTAGACAGGTTACGGCAAGAGTTAAAGCTTTCTTTAATTCCTGCCGTATATTTTATCGGGATGTTGAAGATTTCAGTATACAGGCCTTTCATTGTTTTACTCTCCGCTGTCTTGCTTACCTCCTGCGCTGCGCAAAAAGAAAAGCCGATGATCTCAACCCCGTCTGGAAAAGAAATAACGGTTGAAAACAATACGATACCTGACAGGAAAGAAGAAGTTAGGAGTGAGGAAAAAGAAAACAAAAAACCCGCTCAACCCTCTTCCATACACTGCGAGGAGAATACCGACACGAATTTCAATATCAGCGGCATGAAGGTCCTGCCCTTTATCAAGACCGCATTCTTCGACATGAACGGAGACGGCTTGACGGACCTGATAGCAGGAGGCAAAAACGGATTGCTTTATTTATATCAAAACTCCGGAGATCCGCAAATCCGTTACTGGAAGCCGGTGGAAGAATATTTCAGCGGGGTCAATGCAGGGGCATTTTCAGCGCCTTCAATCGGCGATATAGACGGCGACGGAAAGGCGGAGATAGTCATAGGCACCGGCGGTTTTTCATCTGATTCGGGCCGGATATTGATCTTCAAAAATACGGGACCAGCGGAATCACCGCGATGGAGAAGGACCGATGGGACTGAAATAAAAATCGGCAATGACGCCGCTGTAACAATTGTTGATTATAATTTTGACGGAGCTCCCGACATAATAGCCGGAAACTCAGAAGGTGAAATATCCTTTTTTAAAAACATTTCAACAGGCAGGGACGTCAGGTTCGCGCGCGACAAGTCCCCTCTGAATAAACAGTCATTTGATAAATATGCTGTTCCCGCGGCGATAAAACTGAAAGACAAGATCGTCCTGGCCATAGGCACTTCAATGGGCAAGCTCTACATGTTTGAACTGGAAAAAGACGGCAAAAAGGTTTCGCCGAAGAATGTGAAGATCAACCTTTACGCAAAGAGATTTTTGTCCCCGGCATTTACAAATCTCCTGAATAAAAGCCGGTTCGACCTCGTGATTTCCGACGGGGACGGCATCATTTCATATTATGAAAACAGAAAAAATGATTTCTCCGCCTGGGAGAAAATCCCTGAATTGTTCAATAACAGGATATTTGCAGGACCGGCCTGCGCCCCGACAGTTTGCTCCATCGGCAGCAGGCTGTATATGGTAGTCGGCAACATGGACGGCAGATTAAAACTTTATGAGTACAGGAACGGACCCGGGGGCCTTCCGTGGGTCGAGAAAAAAGGATATCTTGATGACATCAAGGTCTCCGGTTTTTCACGCGGGGTCCTCGCAAGATGGGAAGGCAGGGACATCCTTATTACAGGGGAAAGCGGCGGCGGCATCAAGGCATTTGTTAATACCGGTCCAGAGGAAACGCCTTCATGGCGAGAGGAAAAAAAGTTTTTCAAAGGAGTACGGAAAAACTATCACAGCACCCCTGCCGTTTTTGACCTGGACAATGACGGAAGATTGGAGTTGATCACAGGAGCTGATGATGGAAAGATATACACATACAAGGTCAAGGAAATAATAAACGGCCTGCCGGTGTGGGAAGCGATCACGGGGCTGTTTGACAACATACAAGTCAAGGGTTTCTCCACGCCTTCCGTTATCAGGGTTAAAGATATTCTTTATCTTTTTGTAGGGCAGGAAGATGGAAAGATAAGAACATATACTGTTGAATTACCTGATGTCGGCAAATCCCGTATTGATCTCAATAAACTTGTATTTATGGAAAAAAATTTCCTGAATGAAATCAGAATGCAGAGCCACAGTTCTCCTTACCTGATCATAAATAACGGCGTAATTGAGATGATCTCAGGTGATTACGACGGCAACATCCGGCACTTCAACTGTATTCACGGCTAACTTACAAAAAATAAAACGTTAACCTTACACCCGCAAAAAAAGGAGGAGGACAATGTTTAAAGAATTTAAAGAATTCGCAATGCGCGGCAGTGTCGTTGATATGGCAGTGGGTATTATTATCGGCGCTTCATTCGGCACAATTGTCAACTCGCTTGTTGCCGATATGATCATGCCGCCAATCGGTATGATACTGGGCAATGTCGATTTCTCAAATCTGTTTCTCGTATTAAAGCAGGGTGCCCAGCCCGGCCCCTACGCCTCTATCGCAAACGCAAAAACCGCCGGAGCGGTCACAGTCAACTACGGCCTGTTCCTGAACACTATAATCAGCTTTATCATAGTCGCGTTTGCAATGTTTATTTTAATAAGAGGCATCAATCAGCTTAAAAAGAAAGAAGAAATCCCGCCTCCTGCCCCGTCAACAAAAGAGTGTCCCTACTGTCTCTCAACAATTCCGGTTAAGGCCGTCCGCTGCGGACACTGCACCTCTGAGCTGAAAACAGTATAGATTTGCAGGATAAATAACATATCCGCCGGATATCCAGCAGTGATTATCGTCACTAATAAATTCCTGTGAAATATCCGAATATATAGATATATGACAATTGCGCGGACAAATTATAAATTGACCGGATTGCCTCATACATGTTATATTTTTTTAATGATGCAGACGATTTTTATATGCGTATTTTTATTGTTCTCCATCGCCTCGGCCTCTTCCTACGCGGATATTTACAAATACGTTGATGAAAACGGCGTCACCTATTATACAAACGTTCCGCAGGACAAAGATTACAAAAAAATCATAACTGAAAGAAAAGAAAAAGACGTTTCAACCCGCGAATACCGCGAATATTACGATGAGGTGATACACAGCAAAGCAGCTGAATACGGGATAGAGCCTTCGCTTGTAAACGCCATAATCACAGTGGAATCAAACTGGAACTATAATGCGCTGTCAAACAAGGGGGCCATGGGGCTCATGCAATTAATGCCTTCGACCGCAAGTGACATGTCGGTAAGCAATCCCTACAACCCGGAAGAAAATATCGAGGGCGGTATCAGGTATCTCCGTTTCCTGCTCGACAAATTCAATGACGTTCCTCTTGCCCTTGCCGCATACAATGCCGGCCCAAGGACCGTGCAGGAACACGGCGGGATCCCGGCGATAACAGAGACGCGGCAATATGTAAAAAAAGTGCTTTCCATTTATCAGGGCAATGCGAGCAACAACTTATACAGCAGGCGGGCGCAGATTTACAAAGTCACCCTCGAAGACGGGACTGTCCTCTTCACAAACACGCCATTCGCCTATCAGAACAACAAAGTTTCAAAGTTTTAATTCCGTACCTTTAAAAAAATCCCCCATGTCAGTACAAAAAAAGTTAACCACGAGCGCGCTGAAATTTTTCATGTATAATATTAAAATTCAGCGCACGGGATTTTATTTCTCCGTGTACTCTGTGCTTTAATAGATGACGATGACAGACAAAGAAATACTGCGTGAGCAGATATTAAAACTGAAGGAAAAGCGCAACGCCATTATCCTTGCGCACAATTATCAGCGGGAAGAGGTTCAGGACATTGCCGATTACACGGGCGATTCACTTGAACTTTCCCGTAACGCGGCCACTATAAAATGTGACGTCATCGTATTTTGCGGGGTCAATTTCATGGCTGAAAGCGCATCGATACTCTCGCCTGACAAAATCGTCCTTCTCCCTGAGATTAACGCGGGCTGCCCGATGGCAGACATGATCACAGCCGGCAGCGCGAGAAACCTGCGTACACAATTCCCCGGCTACGAATATAAAGGCGGATATAAGTATCCTGCGGATTTTACTTTAAGGGACATCAAAAATCTTCATCCCGGTGTCCCTGTCGTCACATACGTAAATACCACTGCTGATGTAAAGGCGGAAAGCGATATCTGCTGCACCTCGGCAAACGGCGTGAAGATAGTTGAATCACTTGATTCCGATAAGGTCATCTGCGTGCCGGACAGGAACCTCTCGGCGTGGATCGCGAAAAATACAAAAAAACAGGTCATAGCATGGGACGGCTTTTGCCACGTTCATGACAGGGTCACACCAGACGATATAATCAAGGCAAGAAAAGACCATCCTGACGCGCTGGTGCTTGCGCATCCTGAGTGCAAGATAGAAGTTTGTGAAATGGCC is from Nitrospirota bacterium and encodes:
- a CDS encoding cyclic nucleotide-binding domain-containing protein, whose protein sequence is MSDYKDLKKYCYFSYLSDGALEAISRKLHAVELPAGAEIIKEDVPADAFYLVKEGEVEVFKKTQWGQKAKLSIVGHAAGFGEMALLTCSPRCCSVKAKTDVRLLKLFKTDFEEIVRMDSAFSLMAEKQSQSFAQYNQMKTLQPFALLEPEKMAAILDKLAERKYPAGEDIIVQGEKGDVYYIIKSGSVAVLKKMFGDEPEQVATLHEGQGFGEEALITGAPRSATCRATEDAVVWTLSHDDFERIMKSSFLDEIAAEEALKKEHPVFLDVRMQMEFDEERIPNAIHVPLDELRKRYSELDQSKEYFVYCLLGARSAVGAFLLNSQGFKAKSIKGGLMNWPGPVEGNTEGVHAAFTPT
- a CDS encoding glutaredoxin family protein, whose amino-acid sequence is MYCTKVKEYLSQKGVKYTERNIATEPAAIYDLRKMGIMTLPLTLINGEAVTGFNQEKIDELLNK
- a CDS encoding outer membrane beta-barrel domain-containing protein, whose protein sequence is MVGISKNISSIKRGIMLIIFKFVAVAIVILLTAFPNAGLAENKAGAVTLNPNIGGYVFEGNQHIDNNVAYGLGLGYNFTENWGVEGNFNNINTDADSHGADDVQAYIYRIDGLYHFMPEKKLVPFVAAGIGAITLNGAIKDDGTFALFNYGGGLKYFLTQNLALRGDVRHILFRGKDDQVNNLIYTLGLTFAFGGEEKKEAVPPPAPEPSQPKDSDGDGVYDDIDKCPDTPKGVAVDMYGCPKDSDGDGVPDYLDKCPDTPKGVAVDINGCPKDSDGDGVPDYLDKCPDTPKGVAVDVNGCPKDSDGDGVPDYLDLCPDTPKGVEVDSSGCPRPVPAARAEKTVDLQDLPFDFDKSTLTEEAQGVLKKNIQTLKENPDVKIRIEGHSCAHGPDDYNLRLSERRANAIKEYLIKEGGISPDRMSTIAYGETRLAMPEIPTPQNKNSIEAKTNRRVHFELIKY
- the der gene encoding ribosome biogenesis GTPase Der; translated protein: MARPIVAIVGRPNVGKSTLFNRMVRKRLAVIEDIPGITRDRLYGQASWEDKSFLLVDTGGFQHEPDEDIGRQVNKQLLLAAEEADIILLLLDAESGVLPLDAELIDKLRQYGKRVFYVVNKIDGPKKEKALYDFYSLGVEPLPVSALNGYGFEEFMDSIVSQLPSGAEEETDYPKIAIVGRPNVGKSTLVNSLLGKERMIVSPVPGTTRDAVDSICSYYKKKYVIVDTAGIRRKGRMAETVERYSFLRTLKNIEDCDVALIVLDASEGVVELDQKIAGLVFEAKKGAVLLLNKWDLVDKTGLLLKDFKEQVYQKLWFMRYAPALTISAMNKQRVTNLFPLVDSIIAEGAKRIDTHELNEFLGKALSAKEPPMYKGRQVKISYITQIKTSPPGFVVFTNFKEGIKAQYIRFLESKLRERFSFKGVPVEIYVREKKK
- a CDS encoding cyclic nucleotide-binding domain-containing protein, whose protein sequence is MGTLSPNILKLYSYFSHLSDGALGALSLKLEIVELPEGAVIIREGSPADSFYLVEKGEVEVFKSTKWGQEARITSLKCGEGFGEMALLTCSPRFTSVTAKTDVKLYKLYKKDFDEIVQIDSAISCIMGTKAHAYSEYNKIKTLQPFALLEPEKMFALSDKFVEKNYAFGEDIIREGEVGDAYYVVKSGKVAVIKKENRESPEQVAVLSEGEGFGEEALISGKRRSATCRAIEDTVVLSLSRSDFDKTVKASFLEHVFPEDITPEDLKNIIFIDTRFQPQYEEEHIQGAINIPLEFLRKRYTELDPSKEYYTYCGMEAWGFPAAFILKSLGFKAKGIRGGLSAWEGPVGGTKDGIHLPQDPGE
- a CDS encoding YihY/virulence factor BrkB family protein; protein product: MFLIRVFGKSVTAFFRDECFYLAASIAYFLIMSLVPLSLLIIALYGHIMGVNEDVYRFSLSRLISFFPSVTSGITNELRNVITFRGISWITLIIYAFLSIQLFHSIERAMDVIFKAPKRRHFLLFILSTFIIVTLVIVFLFLAFTLSSFAGTPMNFFGYQPGIFLKYIAPFLLVLLSFAAVYKIVPKGKILMKDAFAGALLVTVLWELAKHFFTWVVKNVSYIGAIYGSLTTFILFLLWMYYISCIFLLGGEFVKNMNGKS
- a CDS encoding FAD-dependent oxidoreductase, yielding MTEELEELYDVIIIGGGPAGLSAAQYASRAKLKTIVLDKSQAAGALAFSSRIENYPGLPEPVTGKDLLDTFRNQAIKFGAEYVETRVIGVKLEGELKEVSALDNTYKGKTLIIATGAMGRQASIKGEKEFLGKGVCYCAICDAAIFFDQTVCVIGDSEEALKETGVVAKFASKVYLISPSKTLKLSEHPPFDTSKVTLMTGYRVVSIEGNSVVEYVKVRNAESNEEQDIQTNGVFVYLHGNKPIVDFLGGSIELSEESCVSTNKMMETSIPGIFAAGDVICTEVRQVVTAASNGCIAALSAEKFIHHRKRMKYDWAKS
- a CDS encoding VCBS repeat-containing protein, with translation MLKISVYRPFIVLLSAVLLTSCAAQKEKPMISTPSGKEITVENNTIPDRKEEVRSEEKENKKPAQPSSIHCEENTDTNFNISGMKVLPFIKTAFFDMNGDGLTDLIAGGKNGLLYLYQNSGDPQIRYWKPVEEYFSGVNAGAFSAPSIGDIDGDGKAEIVIGTGGFSSDSGRILIFKNTGPAESPRWRRTDGTEIKIGNDAAVTIVDYNFDGAPDIIAGNSEGEISFFKNISTGRDVRFARDKSPLNKQSFDKYAVPAAIKLKDKIVLAIGTSMGKLYMFELEKDGKKVSPKNVKINLYAKRFLSPAFTNLLNKSRFDLVISDGDGIISYYENRKNDFSAWEKIPELFNNRIFAGPACAPTVCSIGSRLYMVVGNMDGRLKLYEYRNGPGGLPWVEKKGYLDDIKVSGFSRGVLARWEGRDILITGESGGGIKAFVNTGPEETPSWREEKKFFKGVRKNYHSTPAVFDLDNDGRLELITGADDGKIYTYKVKEIINGLPVWEAITGLFDNIQVKGFSTPSVIRVKDILYLFVGQEDGKIRTYTVELPDVGKSRIDLNKLVFMEKNFLNEIRMQSHSSPYLIINNGVIEMISGDYDGNIRHFNCIHG
- the mscL gene encoding large-conductance mechanosensitive channel protein MscL, producing the protein MFKEFKEFAMRGSVVDMAVGIIIGASFGTIVNSLVADMIMPPIGMILGNVDFSNLFLVLKQGAQPGPYASIANAKTAGAVTVNYGLFLNTIISFIIVAFAMFILIRGINQLKKKEEIPPPAPSTKECPYCLSTIPVKAVRCGHCTSELKTV